A portion of the Amyelois transitella isolate CPQ chromosome 2, ilAmyTran1.1, whole genome shotgun sequence genome contains these proteins:
- the LOC106143187 gene encoding plexin-B, whose amino-acid sequence MAGLTTLLVITLWLRCTIVYGYEFISQYPSNQQNGSYYFYHLAVDRASGQVYAGSLNWLHQLSPDLKPIHVIRTGPKLDNPMCHASGCTSPDITRTPIDNVNKILVIDQESRIVIACGSVAQGSCYKYKLGDLSAEPEFVAVSVAANDADASTYAFIGPERYNSWDRSNVLYVGTTFTNIGEYRHDVPAISSRDLMTLELAQFTFSKQSLIQIDVKYRDNFLVQYVYGFNASDYAYFLIIQKHSHLAGNEELGYVSRLARTCVNDDNYNSYTEVTLECHVREETVNGKSELVNYNLVQDAKIAKAGASLASQLGIKTGDSILVAAFSPSKGITNEPMSKSAICVFSLQEIEIKFNENVHMCFNGSTKARNMGYISGMISDGKCPSVGSTGNILNFCEVGLKISGLYPIKTRSVIHWNDTHVTSVTMSVTGLHTVAFLGTNDGILKKVLIDAEEALEYSSEELLPGQRILPDTTLSPYRKTLYVLARNSIVQIPTERCAEHGNCSSCLEFNDPHCGWCSLEKRCTVQSMCQKGTQSAPRWLSQYTGQQCIDFEQILPDRISMNEFTTVQLIIRTLPELPFGAKYKCVFGNTPPIDAAVTSNGLACPTPDIKHRPKIPTNQDHVYVPLSVHSSETNKDFVSRNFAFYDCSKHTTCHSCIMSEWACNWCIYDNKCTHETSTCQRTIISGENNPTKLLNHGIGHCPRIRQYKKPILLPNNVPKELELEVENLPHLQPGHTGFQCIVSIELANMILPARVESNHYIVCDKTTYSYEEDVGEYNVSVKVVWNHKHYIDTITITLYKCEILGSHREHADCSLCITRNSIYQCTWCGNSCSYSESCLENPVTECPKPRIDMIKPLSGPIEGGTIVTIEGSNLGLHVEEVTGKVRIGDVLCKIVDFEVSVSITCRTGPSNVSTVAPVIVENDAGYTESSVLFSYKDIKLQGIYPALGPMSGGTQLAIGGQHLNIGSTVSAYLDELPCAVNKTQTSNNRLICITPKANYPRVIHTLTVAIDNANRTLSGDLFNYTADPTIMEIKPLKSFVSGGRMITVHGTNLHTIQKPLMKLYYNNELLPVNSTACTVLNLNQMECPSPAINEKYNEIIQATKSQTSTPQIAMKVGFVMDNVETMHDLEKYFNPPRTHMVFVEDPHVYQFPNRIKLYKGDPLVIEGENLIRASDETDVIVTIGTQPCNVTSLTMQQLLCTPPEIQPANTDENGVQISDINLPLVVVKIGKNLRFPIGYLHYELLRNYNFPPEAIAGIAAGTFFLVLIFMIVLVMYRRRSTKAEREYKRIQIQMDTLESNVRLECKLAFAELQTDMSDLAADLEHSGIPTLDHVNYVMKVFFPGVSDHPILNVQRQFINAPRTNYDAAMIQFEQLLNNKCFLLSFIDTLESQKSFNIRDKVNVASLLMVILMGKMEYATDILKSLLLRLIDKSVCNKHPQLMLRRTESVVEKMLTNWMALCMYYYLKDYAGSSLFLLFKAIKHQIEKGVVDAITHEARYSLSEEKLLKEQIDYQTITLHIIQDDFDDKVQCKVLDCDSISQVKSKILDALFKNTPFSLRPSVHEVDLEWRHGRGGHVTLQDEDLTTKTVNGWRKLNTLAHYGVKESAVMSLISRQNDSFNTPYKIPCKNCTGIYCTNSHIKVYNNDISDQNVHYYHLVKPIEYQHIVNKTSEHSHKAIPEIFLTRLLSTKGTVHKFVDDFFGTILTVNEVLPPAVKWLFDLFDDAARAHGIMNPEVVHAWKSNSLPMRFWVNLIKNPDYIFDINKTATVDSSLSVIAQTFMDACSLTEHRLCKDSPSNKLLFAKDLPTYRDMVIQFYQSVSQLPQVTDQELSTSMQQLSVEQLNEFDTLSALKELYIYVSKYREQIILGLENKMHLAHKLDNIACTMEGDPTSIC is encoded by the coding sequence ATGGCTGGTTTAACGACTCTATTAGTCATAACATTGTGGCTTCGATGTACAATAGTATACGGATACGAGTTTATATCACAATATCCTAGCAATCAACAGAATGGGTCATACTATTTCTATCATCTGGCCGTCGACAGAGCCAGCGGACAAGTTTATGCTGGTTCTCTGAATTGGTTACATCAATTGAGCCCCGACTTGAAACCCATTCATGTTATACGTACGGGGCCTAAGCTCGATAATCCTATGTGTCATGCTAGCGGCTGTACTTCTCCTGATATAACAAGGACACCGATTGATAACGTCAATAAGATATTAGTGATAGATCAAGAATCCAGGATAGTGATAGCATGTGGTTCTGTGGCCCAAGGCTCTTGTTATAAATACAAGTTAGGTGACCTCTCTGCGGAGCCCGAGTTCGTCGCTGTGAGTGTTGCGGCTAACGATGCTGATGCTTCGACTTATGCATTCATTGGCCCTGAGAGGTATAACTCTTGGGATCGCTCCAATGTCCTTTATGTTGGCACAACATTCACAAACATTGGAGAATACAGGCACGATGTCCCTGCCATTTCTAGCCGGGATCTCATGACGCTGGAATTAGCTCAgtttacattttcaaaacaaaGTTTGATCCAAATAGATGTTAAATACAGAGATAACTTTTTGGTGCAATATGTTTATGGATTCAATGCCAGCGATTATgcatattttttgataattcaAAAACATTCCCATTTGGCTGGTAATGAAGAGCTTGGATATGTGTCACGTTTGGCTCGGACCTGTGTGAATGATGACAACTACAATAGCTATACAGAAGTAACACTTGAGTGCCATGTTCGTGAAGAGACAGTTAATGGCAAAAGTGAACTTGTCAATTACAATCTTGTTCAAGATGCAAAAATAGCCAAAGCTGGAGCAAGTTTGGCTTCACAGCTTGGCATAAAAACTGGAGATTCTATACTGGTAGCAGCTTTCAGCCCTTCTAAAGGTATCACAAATGAGCCTATGTCAAAATCAGCTATATGTGTTTTTTCTTTACAGGAGATAGAAATTAAGTTTAATGAAAATGTCCATATGTGTTTTAATGGTAGCACCAAAGCCCGCAATATGGGTTACATATCTGGAATGATATCTGATGGTAAATGTCCCAGTGTGGGCTCTACTGGCAATATACTTAACTTTTGTGAGGTAGGTCTTAAAATAAGTGGTTTGTATCCTATTAAAACTAGGTCTGTTATTCATTGGAATGATACACATGTAACATCTGTAACCATGTCTGTGACTGGATTGCACACCGTTGCCTTCTTGGGCACCAATGATGGTATTTTAAAGAAAGTGTTAATTGATGCTGAAGAAGCATTAGAATACTCAAGTGAGGAATTATTGCCAGGCCAGAGGATACTGCCTGATACAACATTATCACCATATCGTAAAACCTTGTATGTCTTAGCTCGGAATTCCATTGTCCAAATACCTACTGAAAGATGTGCTGAACATGGAAATTGTTCCTCCTGCTTGGAGTTTAATGACCCTCATTGCGGTTGGTGTTCTCTGGAGAAACGTTGCACTGTTCAGAGTATGTGTCAAAAAGGTACACAAAGTGCTCCTAGGTGGCTTTCCCAATACACTGGTCAACAATGCATTGACTTTGAACAAATCTTACCAGATAGAATATCCATGAATGAATTCACAACAGTTCAGCTTATTATAAGAACACTTCCAGAGTTACCATTTGgagcaaaatacaaatgtgttTTTGGAAATACTCCTCCAATTGATGCAGCAGTTACTTCTAATGGACTAGCCTGTCCCACCCCTGATATTAAACATAGGCCCAAAATTCCAACAAACCAGGACCATGTCTATGTACCCCTTTCAGTACACTCATCTGAAaccaataaagattttgtttcTAGGAACTTTGCTTTTTATGATTGCTCCAAGCACACAACATGTCATTCTTGCATTATGAGTGAATGGGCATGTAATTGGTGTATTTATGATAATAAGTGTACACATGAAACATCTACTTGTCAAAGAACTATCATCAGTGGAGAGAACAATCCAACCAAACTACTGAATCATGGAATTGGTCATTGCCCTCGCATAAGGCAATACAAGAAGCCCATCCTACTGCCAAATAATGTACCTAAGGAATTGGAATTGGAGGTTGAGAATTTGCCTCATTTGCAACCTGGACACACTGGATTTCAGTGTATTGTGAGTATTGAACTTGCTAATATGATATTACCTGCTAGAGTTGAATCTAATCATTATATTGTATGTGATAAAACTACATATTCTTATGAAGAAGATGTCGGAGAATATAATGTCAGTGTTAAAGTTGTTTGGAATCATAAGCACTACATAGACACCATAACAATAACActatataaatgtgaaattctTGGATCTCATAGAGAACATGCTGACTGTTCACTTTGCATCACCCGTAATTCCATTTACCAGTGCACATGGTGTGGTAACTCTTGTTCCTACAGTGAGTCTTGTCTTGAGAACCCAGTAACAGAATGTCCAAAACCCAGAATTGATATGATAAAACCTTTAAGTGGCCCTATAGAAGGTGGGACGATAGTGACTATTGAGGGCAGTAATCTTGGTCTTCATGTGGAGGAAGTCACTGGCAAAGTTCGTATTGGTGATGTGCTCTGTAAAATTGTGGATTTTGAAGTATCTGTTAGTATAACATGTCGGACAGGACCTTCAAATGTTTCAACTGTTGCTCCAGTCATTGTAGAAAATGATGCAGGGTATACAGAATCATCTGTGTTATTTAGCTACAAAGATATTAAGTTACAGGGTATTTATCCTGCCCTGGGACCAATGTCAGGTGGAACTCAATTAGCCATTGGTGGACAACATTTAAACATTGGTTCCACTGTATCAGCTTATTTAGATGAACTGCCTTGTGCtgttaataaaacacaaaCTTCTAATAATAGACTGATTTGTATCACTCCCAAGGCTAATTATCCTAGAGTGATTCACACACTGACAGTAGCTATTGATAATGCAAATCGCACTTTGTCTGgtgatttatttaactatacAGCAGATCCAACtattatggaaataaaacCACTCAAAAGTTTTGTATCTGGTGGAAGAATGATAACAGTTCATGGTACTAATctacatacaatacaaaaaccattaatgaaattatattacaataatgaATTGTTACCTGTTAATTCTACAGCTTGTACAGTGCTGAACTTAAATCAGATGGAATGTCCAAGTCCAgctataaatgaaaaatacaatGAGATCATTCAAGCAACGAAATCACAAACCAGTACTCCACAAATAGCTATGAAAGTTGGTTTTGTAATGGATAATGTTGAAACCATGCAtgatttggaaaaatattttaacccaCCTAGAACTCATATGGTGTTTGTTGAAGATCCTCATGTCTATCAGTTCCCAAATAGAATCAAATTGTATAAAGGCGATCCATTAGTAATAGAAGGTGAAAACTTAATAAGAGCCAGTGATGAAACTGATGTTATTGTAACTATTGGCACTCAACCATGTAATGTCACTAGTCTCACCATGCAGCAGTTGCTTTGTACACCACCAGAAATTCAGCCTGCTAACACGGATGAAAATGGTGTGCAAATATCAGATATAAATCTACCTCTGGTTGTGgtaaaaattggaaaaaacttaCGATTCCCGATTGGATACCTGCATTACGAATTGTTGAGAAATTACAATTTTCCCCCAGAAGCTATAGCTGGAATCGCTGCCGGCACTTTCTTTTTGGTTCTCATATTTATGATAGTTTTAGTCATGTACAGACGTAGAAGTACAAAGGCTGAGAGAGAATATAAAAGGATTCAAATACAAATGGACACTTTGGAAAGTAATGTACGACTTGAATGTAAGCTCGCTTTTGCCGAACTTCAAACTGATATGTCTGATTTGGCAGCAGATTTGGAACATTCTGGCATTCCCACATTAGACCACGTAAACTACGttatgaaagtattttttccaGGTGTCTCGGATCACCCAATATTGAATGTTCAGCGACAATTTATTAATGCTCCGCGAACCAATTATGATGCCGCTATGATCCAATTTGAACAACTTCTTAATAACAAATGTTTCCTTCTGTCATTTATAGACACATTGGAGTCTCAAAAATCATTCAATATACGAGATAAAGTAAATGTTGCTTCACTTTTAATGGTTATTCTTATGGGCAAAATGGAATATGCTACAGATATTTTAAAGTCTTTGCTTTTGCGCTTGATAGACAAATCTGTTTGCAACAAACATCCTCAGCTGATGCTGAGGAGAACTGAGAGTGTAGTTGAAAAAATGTTGACCAATTGGATGGCTTTGTGTATGTACTACTATTTGAAAGATTATGCAGGTTCTTCATTATTCCTACTGTTCAAAGCGATCAAGCATCAAATAGAGAAAGGTGTGGTTGACGCTATAACACATGAAGCGCGTTATTCTTTATCGGaagaaaaactattaaaagAACAAATCGATTATCAAACTATAACTCTCCATATTATACAAGatgattttgatgataaagTTCAATGTAAAGTTTTAGATTGCGATAGTATATCACAAGTAAAGTCCAAAATACTTGATGCCTTGTTTAAAAATACCCCATTTTCTTTAAGACCTTCCGTCCATGAAGTCGATTTAGAATGGCGACATGGCAGAGGCGGCCACGTAACTCTGCAAGATGAGGATCTTACAACAAAAACTGTTAATGGTTGGCGTAAATTAAACACACTGGCACATTATGGTGTTAAAGAATCTGCGGTGATGTCTCTTATATCTCGCCAAAATGATAGTTTTAACACTCCTTATAAAATACCCTGTAAAAATTGCACCGGAATATATTGTACGAACTCTCAcataaaagtatataataatgatatatcTGACCAAAATGTTCATTATTATCATTTGGTGAAGCCTATCGAGTATCAGcatattgttaataaaacatcagAACATAGCCACAAAGCTATTCCAGAAATATTCCTCACAAGATTATTGTCGACAAAAGGAACGGTACACAAATTTGTCGACGACTTTTTCGGTACGATCCTCACCGTTAATGAGGTATTGCCGCCGGCCGTCAAATGGTTATTTGATCTATTTGATGACGCGGCAAGAGCCCATGGCATTATGAATCCAGAAGTTGTACATGCGTGGAAATCTAATAGCCTGCCGATGAGATTTTGGGTAAATCTCATAAAGAATCCagattatatatttgatattAACAAAACTGCTACAGTAGATTCGTCATTGTCAGTCATTGCCCAAACATTCATGGATGCGTGTTCACTAACAGAACATCGGTTATGTAAAGACTCTCCATCCAACAAATTACTTTTTGCTAAAGATCTTCCTACATATAGAGATATGGTGATACAGTTTTATCAGTCAGTTTCTCAGTTGCCTCAAGTTACAGACCAAGAGCTAAGTACTTCTATGCAGCAACTCTCGGTAGAACAATTAAATGAGTTTGATACTTTATCTGCCTTAAAAGAGCTGTACATCTATGTCAGTAAATATAGAGAACAAATTATATTAGGACTAGAGAACAAAATGCACTTAGCTCATAAATTAGATAATATAGCGTGCACAATGGAAGGCGACCCAACATCTATATGCTGA